A stretch of Malus sylvestris chromosome 11, drMalSylv7.2, whole genome shotgun sequence DNA encodes these proteins:
- the LOC126590317 gene encoding ethylene-responsive transcription factor ERF098-like → MKNHTRLWLRTFDTTDEVVLAYDKVAYKLKGDFARSIACTFATTAQSSEAASVSTRVMVCLVTEKIVGKDTKIFIFCDRSDKVLEEWLKVGIDVVWSKVGIEGG, encoded by the exons ATGAAGAATCACACCAGGCTCTGGCTCAGAACTTTTGACACGACAGACGAAGTTGTTTTGGCCTACGATAAGGTAGCTTACAAGCTCAAAGGTGACTTTGCCAGGTCAATTGCTTGCACATTCGCCACAACAGCTCAGTCTTCGGAGGCGGCTTCGGTGAGTACAA GAGTTATGGTGtgtttggttactgagaaaATTGTGGGAAAAGATACGAAGATTTTCATTTTCTGCGACAGGAGTGATAAGGTGTTGGAGGAGTGGTTGAAGGTAGGGATTGATGTGGTGTGGTCAAAGGTAGGAATTGAGGGTGGCTGA